One region of Anoplopoma fimbria isolate UVic2021 breed Golden Eagle Sablefish chromosome 10, Afim_UVic_2022, whole genome shotgun sequence genomic DNA includes:
- the LOC129097722 gene encoding DEP domain-containing mTOR-interacting protein-like, translated as MGPRTAVAPSKEAKASAAGGQGGARMRSCSDGSRYSGRRLGLSNNSSSSSSSSSSSLVLYNPKSVLKRPVSTEELQRPGGPYVKRTFTIVGDAVGWGFVVRGNRPCHIQAVEPSGPAADAGMKVCQFVVSVNGLNVLNLDYRTVSHLILTGPRTVVMEVMEETDH; from the exons ATGGGACCTCGAACAGCCG TGGCTCCCTCTAAGGAGGCGAAGGCGTCGGCAGCAGGAGGTCAGGGAGGAGCTCGGATGAGGAGCTGCAGTGACGGCAGCAGATACAGCGGGAGAAGACTCGGTCTATCCaacaactcctcctcctcctcctcctcctcctcctcctccctggtGCTCTACAACCCCAAATCAG tCCTGAAGAGGCCAGTGAgcacagaggagctgcagagaccAGGAGGACCCTACGTCAAGAGAACCTTCACA ATCGTGGGCGATGCGGTGGGTTGGGGGTTTGTGGTGAGAGGAAACAGGCCGTGTCACATCCAGGCTGTGGAGCCCTCCGGACCAGCCGCTGATGCAGGGATGAAG GTTTGTCAGTTTGTGGTTTCAGTCAACGGGCTCAATGTCCTCAATCTGGACTACCGGACCGTCAGCCACCTGATCCTCACTGGACCCAGAACggtggtgatggaggtgatggaggagaccGACCACTGA
- the LOC129096879 gene encoding zinc finger protein 771-like has product MSKAQILRCLVNQRLTAAAEEICVLFERTIAEYEEERSRSKEENERQRKLLDAVFNPQLQATADVQQEWTSSLNQEDPEPTHIKEEQEELWTCQEGEQLQEPEEADINFSLTSITVKTEEDVGENAQSSQLHESQDEEKQEAAHLKTDADEELCGGSESASNSVPSCPFQPATHDENSSSSESETNGETSSSSDSETDDETSSSSESETDASSIDWDETVEPQSGSNPLQNNDVPVSHDECKTGCVEGARSLGHEEHLQKLSPLGVHSDRKRFSCPVCKTSFSSSAHLVRHVRTHTGEKPFSCSVCGKRFALNHHLRRHLIVHTGEKPFSCSLCSKQFSHHSNLKQHLTVHTREKPFSCSFCGKGFSHHSNLKLHLTVHTGEKPFRCSVCGRGFAQKEQLRQHMVVHTGEKPFSCSVCGRGFTQHGSLTRHMSVHTGEKPFSCSVCGREFTQHGSLKRHLTGHRGETV; this is encoded by the exons ATGTCCAAAGCACAAATACTGAGATGTTTAGTCAACCAGAGACTCACTGCGGCGGCCGAAGAGATCTGTGTTCTGTTTGAAAGGACGATAGCAGAGTACGAGGAGGAACGCTCTCGTTCAAAAGAGGAGAACGAGCGACAACGGAAACTCCTGGACGCTGTTTTCAACCCGCAGCTCCAGGCCACAGCAG ATGTCCAGCAGGAGTGGACCTCCAGTCTGAACCAGGAGGATCCAGAGCccacacacattaaagaggagcaggaggaactctggacatgtcaggagggagagcagctccAAGAGCCAGAGGAAGCCGATATCAACTTTTCACTTACTTCCATCACTGTGAAGACTGAAGAAGATGTCGGAGAGAATGctcagtcctcacagcttcatGAGAGCCAAGACGAGGAGAAACAAGAGGCAGCACATTTGAAAACAGACGCTGATGAGGAACTCTGTGGCGGATCAGAATCAGCCAGTAACTCGGTTCCAAGTTGTCCTTTTCAACCAGCTACTCATGATGAGAATTCATCCTCCTCTGAATCTGAGACCAATGGCGAGACTTCTTCCTCTTCTGACTCCGAGACCGATGACGAgacttcttcctcctctgaatCGGAGACTGATGCCAGTAGTATTGATTGGGATGAGACGGTGGAACCTCAGTCGGGTTCAAACCCTCTGCAAAACAATGACGTACCTGTAAGTCATGATGAATGTAAAACCGGATGTGTGGAAGGAGCTAGAAGTTTGGGCCATGAGGAACATCTGCAGAAACTCTCACCCTTAGGAGTTCATTCAGATAGAAAGCGTTTCAGCTGCCCAGTTTGTAAAACAAGTTTCAGTTCCAGTGCCCATTTGGTGAGACACGTGAGAACCCATACCGGGGAGAAACCGTTCAGCTGTTCAGTTTGTGGAAAGAGATTCGCACTTAATCACCATTTGAGACGACACCTGATtgtccacacaggtgagaaaccATTCAGTTGTTCGCTTTGTAGTAAACAATTCTCACATCATAGTAACCTGAAACAACACTTGACTGTCCACACAAGAGAGAAACCGTTCAGTTGTTCATTTTGTGGCAAAGGATTCTCACATCACAGTAACCTGAAACTACACCTGACTGTCCACACGGGGGAGAAACCATTTAGATGTTCAGTCTGTGGAAGGGGATTTGCACAAAAGGAGCAGTTGAGACAGCACATGGTCGTCCACACGGGAGAGAAACCCTTCAGTTGTTCAGTTTGTGGGAGAGGATTTACACAGCATGGTAGTCTGACACGACACATGAGTGTccacacaggggagaaaccattcagctgtTCTGTCTGTGGCAGAGAATTCACACAACATGGTAGTCTGAAACGACACTTGACTGGCCACAGGGGAGAAACCGTTTAg